From the genome of Rhizobium sp. 9140:
GTCACGGCCGGCAACTCCTCGCCGCTCACCGACGGCGCATCCGCGACGCTGGTCTGCTCGGAAGACTTCGTCAAGCGCCATAACCTTAAGCCCCTCGCCCGTATCTCGGGATATGCCATTTCCGGCTGCGCGCCCGAGATCATGGGCATCGGCCCGGTCGAGGCCAGCCGCAAGGCGCTGAAGCGCGCCGGTATTTCCGCAGGCGATCTCGACGTGATCGAGATGAACGAGGCCTTCGCCGTGCAGGTTCTCTCCTGCTGCCGCGACCTAGACATCGATCCGACCCGCCTCAACCGCGACGGCGGCGCGATCGCGCTCGGCCATCCGCTGGGCGCGACCGGCGCCCGCCTCGTCGGCAAGGCGTCGCTGCTCCTGAAGCGCGACGGCGGACGTCACGCGCTCGCCACCCAGTGCATCGGCGGCGGTCAGGGCATCGCCATGGTTCTGGAGGCCGCTTGATCATGGCTACGATCAAAAAAGCCACCGTCATCGGCGCGGGCGTCATGGGTTCGGGCATCGCCGCCCATCTCGCCAATGCAGGGCTGGACGTGGTGCTGCTCGACATGGAGAAGAAGTTTGCCGATGGCGGCGTCGCCCGCCAGCTCAAGGCCAACGGCTTCATGGACCCGGCATTCGCGAGCCGCATCGCCACCGGCTCGACCAAGGACGACCTGGCGCTGATCGCCGACGCCGACTGGATCGTCGAGGCTGTCGCGGAAAAGCTGGAGATAAAGCAGACGCTCTACCGCGCCATCGACGGTGTCAGGAAGAAGGGCTCCATCGTCTCTTCCAACACTTCGACCATTCCGCTGCATTCGCTGGTCGAGGGACTGCCGGAGGGTTTCGCCGCCGACTTCCTCATCACCCATTTCTTCAATCCGCCGCGCATCATGCGGTTGCTGGAACTCGTCTCCGGCAAGGCGACCAAGCCCGAAGTGACCGCGACCATCCGTGATTTCGCGGATCGCGGCCTCGGCAAGAGCGTGGTCGTCTGCAAGGACACGCCCGGCTTCATCGGCAACCGCATCGGCAATTACTGGATGGTGGTGGCGCAGAACGAGGCCATAGAACTCGGCCTCGATGTCGAGGAAGCAGACGCCATCATCGGCAAGCCCTTCGGCATTCCCTCCACCGGCATCTTCGGCCTGCTGGATCTCGTCGGCATCGACCTGATGCCGACCATCCTGCGCAGCCTGCAGAACGCGACGCCGGAAGGCGATGCGGTGAAGGACTACGACGCCGAACCGGCGCTGATCGCCCGCATGATCGCGGAAAACCGTCTCGGCCGCAAAAGCGGTGCGGGCTTCGTGCGCCTTTCGCCCGACCGCAAGTCGCGCGACGTGACCGACCTGAAGACCGGCGAATACCGGCCGCAGAAGGCGGTTTCCTCCGAAAGCCTCGATGCCTCGGGCGGCGATCCGCGCGCGCTGATGGAGCATGCCGGCCTCGGCGGCCGCTATGCTGCGATCGTCATGGAAAAGGCACTTGCCTATGCCGCGTCGCTGGTGCCGGACATCGCCGACACGCCGGACGCCGTGGACGAGGCCATGCGCACCGGCTACGGCTGGAAGCAGGGTCCGTTCGAGCTGATCGACCGGCTCGGCGCCGGCTGGCTGAAGGCCCGGCTCGAAGCGCGCGGCGTTGCCGTGCCCGCCTATCTCTCGCTCGCAGCAGAAAAGGGCGGCTTCTATTCGGTCGTCGACGGCAAGCGCGCCAACCTGCTGCCTGACGGCACGGTCGAACCGATTGCCAGGGGTGACGGCGTGCTGCTTCTTTCCGACCTCAAGCTCGCCGGCAAGCCGGTCGAGGACTGGGGCGCGGCAAGCCTGTGGGATCTTGGCGACGGCGTCGCCTGCCTCGAATTCCGAACCAAGATGAACACCTACAATCCCGCCTTGCTCGACGCCATCAACAAGGCTGTCGAACGCACGGCGAAGGATTTCAAGGCACTGGTGATCGGCAGCGATGCCGCCGTGTTCAGCGCGGGCGCCGACCTGCGCGTCTTCCTCGATACGGTGGAAAAGGGCGGTCGCGAGGCGCTGGGCGCCTTCATCGACCATGGCCATCGCACCTTCAAGGCGGTGAAATACGCCCCCTTCCCGGTGGTCGGTGCCGCAGCCGGGCTGGCGCTCGGCGGCGGCTGCGAGATCCTTCTGCATTGCGACGCGATCCAGGCCCATGCGGAGCTTTCCATCGGCCTCGTCGAAACCCGCATCGGCGTCGTGCCGGGCTGGGGCGGCTGCAAGGAAATGATGCTGCGCTTCTCGGCATCGACCGCCGCGCTGCGCGGGCCGGTCGCGCCTGCGATTGCCGCCTTCAACCTGATCGCACCCGCCAGGGTTTCGGCCAGCGCCTTCGACGCCCGTAGCCTCGGCTATCTCAAGGCCACCGACGGCATCACCATGAACCGCAGCCGGCTGATCGCCGACGCCAAGGCAAAGGCGCTTTCGCTGGCGGAAGGCTATGTCGCGCCGGAACCGCCTGTCATCGCCATGGCCGGGCCGTCAGGGGCTTCCGCGATCCACAACATCATCGAAGGCGAAGCGCTCGCCGGTCGGGCCACCGCGCATGACAGGGTGGTCGGGCGCGCGCTTGCCAATGTTCTGACCGGCGGTCCCTCCGCCGATCCGCTGAAACCGCTCTCGGAAGACGATGTGATCGCGCTGGAACGCGAGGCCTTTGTCGACCTGCTCGCAACACCTGCAACCGTGGACCGCGTCAAGCACATGCTGGCGACCGGCAAGCCGCTGCGCAACTGAACAAGAAGAGGCAAGGAACTCCCATGGCAGGCTATATCCCTCCCGTCGACGACATCTCCTTCCTGCTCGGCGAGGTCTTCGACTTCGACGCGCAGATGGCCACCCTTCCCGGCTTTGAAGAGGTCAATACGGAACTCGCAACGAGCGTCATGGAGGAAGGCGGCAAGTTCTGCGCCGAGATCCTCGAACCGCTCAACCGTCCCGGTGACGAGGAAGGCTGCAAGCTGGAAAACGGGCTGGTGACGACGCCGAAGGGCGTGTCCGACGCCTACAGGGCTTTCGTCGAGGCCGGTTGGGGCGGTTTGTCAGGCGATCCGGAATTCGGCGGACAGGGCCTGCCGCGCGCGCTGCAGATCCTGCTGGACGAAATGCTATCTTCCGCCAATCTCTCCTTCGGCCTGTTTCCGGGTCTGACCCGCGGTGCCGTCGAGGCAATCGCCCACCATGCAAGCGACGAGCTGAAGCAGACATATCTGCCGAAGATGATCTCGGGCGAATGGACGGGCGCGATGGCGCTCACCGAATCCTCCGCCGGCACCGACCTCGGCCTGCTCACCACTCGCGCAGAGCCGGTGGGCGACGGTTCCTATTCCATCAAGGGCACGAAGATCTTCATCTCCTCTGGCGATCATGATTTCGGCGGCAACATCGTGCATCTGGTGCTGGCCCGCCTGCCCGACGCGCCGAAGGGCGTGAAGGGCATCAGTCTTTTCCTGTCGCCCAAGTTCCTCGTCAAGGAAGACGGTTCGCTCGGAGACCGCAACCGCATGTCGGTCGGCTCGCTGGAGCACAAGATGGGCATTCACGCCCAGCCGACCTGCGTGATGAACTATGACGGCGCCATCGGCTGGCTGGTCGGCGAACCCGGCCGCGGCCTCAACGCCATGTTCACGATGATGAATGCCGAGCGCCTGTTCGTCGGCATTCAGGGACTGGGCATCGGCGAGGCCGCCAACCAGAAGGCCGTGACTTACGCCCGCGAGCGCCTGCAGGGCCGTTCCGCCGACGGTGCGCGTGGCCCCGTATCGATCATCGAACATGCCGACGTGCGCAAGATGCTGCTGACAGGTCGGTCGCTGACCGAGGCCGGTCGCGCACTCGCCATCTGGACTGCGTTGCAGATGGATATCGCCACCCGTCATCCCGATCAGGACACCCGCCGCAAGGCCGATGGCTTCGTCGCGCTGCTGACGCCGGTGGTGAAGGCCGCCTTCACCGATTTCGGCTTCGAGATCGCCGTCCAGTCGCAGCAGGTGTTCGGCGGCCACGGCTATATCCGCGAATGGGGCATGGAGCAGTATGTGCGCGATGCCCGCATCGCCCAGATCTACGAGGGCACCAACGGCGTGCAGGCCATGGACCTCGTCGGCCGCAAGCTGCCGATGGAAAACGGCGACGTGGCGCGCGGCTTCTTCGCGCTGGTGCGCGATGACCTTTCGACCACGAAGGGTCCGGCCGAACTGGAAACGGTTAAGGCCTCGGTCATCGAGGCTCTTGCCCGGCTGGAGAAACTGACGGAAGAATTGCTGGCCAAGGGTGCCGATCCGGTGGAGGCCGGAGCAAGCGCCACCGACTACCTGCGCTTCTTCGCGCTGGTGAGCTTCGGCTGGCTCTGGGTGCGCATGGCCGAAAAAGCCTCGGCCGATGCGACGACGCCGCTGAAGCAGCGCAAGCTCGCGCTTGCCCGCTTCTTTGCGGCCCGCCTCCTGCCGCAAACCGTCAGCCTCGACGCGGCCATCCGCGCCGGCGCTGCCGATATCATGGCGCTCGACGCCGACCTGTTCTGATTGAAGTCAGAGCATTTCCGGCGAGAACGGAGTCGCCGGAAATGCTCTATCCCTTTGTTTTCATGTAATTCCGGACGCAAAGCCGTTTCACACTTTTGCTGGAATTACTCTTGCCCGGGAGGAGAAGACCATGCTTGGCATGATGATGAATGCACCGCTGCTCGTGTCGTCGATCCTGCGTCACGCAGCGACCTATCACGGCAGCACGGAAGTGGTTTCGAAGACCGTTGAAGGCCCCATCCATCGCTACACCTATGCGGATCTTTCGAAGCGCAGCCAGAAGCTCGCCAACGCCTTGCAGAAGCTCGGCCTTGAGCATGGCGACCGGGTGGGCACGCTCGCCTGGAACGGCTACCGCCACATGGAGCTTTACTACGGCGTGTCAGGCTCGGGCTTCGTGTGCCACACGATCAACCCGCGCCTCTTCCGCGAGCAGATCGGCTACATCATCGAACATGCCGGCGACAGCGTGCTGTTCTCCGACCTCACCTTCCTGCCGATCCTCGAAGCGCTGGCCGACCGGCTGGCACCGCTGAAGGCCGTGGTCATCCTGACCGACGAGGCGCATATGCCGAAGTCGGAGGTTCTGCCGAACCTCGTCTGCTACGAAACGCTGATCGCGGACGAGTCGGACGAATTCGAATGGCCGGTATTCGACGAGAACACCGCGTCCGGCCTGTGCTACACCTCAGGCACCACCGGCGACCCGAAGGGCGTGCTCTACAGCCACCGGTCCAGCGTGCTGCATGCCATGGCGATCAGCTTCATGGATGTGCTCAGCCTTTCGGCCAATGACGCGGTGGTGCCTGTTGTGCCGATGTTCCACGTCAATGCCTGGGGCCTGCCGTTCGCCGCGCCGATGGTCGGGGCGAAGCTCGTGATGCCCGGTCCCAACCTTGACGGCGCCAGCCTGCACTCGCTGTTCGAAAGCGAAGGCGTGACGGCAACCGCCGGCGTGCCGACGGTCTGGCTCGGCCTGCTCGACTGGATGGATGCCCATGGCCAGAAGTTCACGAGCCTGAAGCGTGTCGCCATCGGCGGCTCGGCCACGCCGCCGATCATGATCAGCCGCTTCCACAACATGGGCGTCACGGTTCGCCATGCCTGGGGCATGACGGAAACGAGCCCGATCGGACTTGCGGCGACGCTTCTTCCCAAGCACGAGAAGCTTTCGGCGGAAGAAAGGCTCATGCTCGAATCCAAGCAGGGCCGCCCGCTGTTCGGCATGGAATTCCGCATCGACGGCAGCGACGGAAAGCCGGTGGCCCGCGACGGCAAGGCCTTCGGCGCCATGCTGGTGCGCGGCCCCTGGGTCGCGGCCGGTTACTACAACACGGAAAAGAGCCCGGCGCATGCCGTCGAAGGCTGGTTCGACACGGGCGATGTCGTCACCATGGACGAGGACGGCTTCGTGCAGATCGTCGACCGCACCAAGGACGTGGTGAAATCCGGCGGCGAATGGATCAGCTCGATCGAACTGGAAAACATCGCGCAGGCCCATCCGGCGATCAAGGAAGCGGCCGTGGTCGCCGCCCCAGACGCCCGCTGGGGCGAGCGTCCCGTTCTCGTCGTAGTGGTCAAGCCCGGCCAGACGTTCACGCGCCACGACATGCTCGATGTCTATACCGGCAAGATCTCCAGGTGGAGCATTCCCGACGACGTCATCATCGTCGAGGAACTGCCGCACACGGCAACCGGCAAGCTGCTCAAGACCGCGAT
Proteins encoded in this window:
- a CDS encoding acyl-CoA dehydrogenase C-terminal domain-containing protein, whose amino-acid sequence is MAGYIPPVDDISFLLGEVFDFDAQMATLPGFEEVNTELATSVMEEGGKFCAEILEPLNRPGDEEGCKLENGLVTTPKGVSDAYRAFVEAGWGGLSGDPEFGGQGLPRALQILLDEMLSSANLSFGLFPGLTRGAVEAIAHHASDELKQTYLPKMISGEWTGAMALTESSAGTDLGLLTTRAEPVGDGSYSIKGTKIFISSGDHDFGGNIVHLVLARLPDAPKGVKGISLFLSPKFLVKEDGSLGDRNRMSVGSLEHKMGIHAQPTCVMNYDGAIGWLVGEPGRGLNAMFTMMNAERLFVGIQGLGIGEAANQKAVTYARERLQGRSADGARGPVSIIEHADVRKMLLTGRSLTEAGRALAIWTALQMDIATRHPDQDTRRKADGFVALLTPVVKAAFTDFGFEIAVQSQQVFGGHGYIREWGMEQYVRDARIAQIYEGTNGVQAMDLVGRKLPMENGDVARGFFALVRDDLSTTKGPAELETVKASVIEALARLEKLTEELLAKGADPVEAGASATDYLRFFALVSFGWLWVRMAEKASADATTPLKQRKLALARFFAARLLPQTVSLDAAIRAGAADIMALDADLF
- a CDS encoding long-chain-fatty-acid--CoA ligase: MLGMMMNAPLLVSSILRHAATYHGSTEVVSKTVEGPIHRYTYADLSKRSQKLANALQKLGLEHGDRVGTLAWNGYRHMELYYGVSGSGFVCHTINPRLFREQIGYIIEHAGDSVLFSDLTFLPILEALADRLAPLKAVVILTDEAHMPKSEVLPNLVCYETLIADESDEFEWPVFDENTASGLCYTSGTTGDPKGVLYSHRSSVLHAMAISFMDVLSLSANDAVVPVVPMFHVNAWGLPFAAPMVGAKLVMPGPNLDGASLHSLFESEGVTATAGVPTVWLGLLDWMDAHGQKFTSLKRVAIGGSATPPIMISRFHNMGVTVRHAWGMTETSPIGLAATLLPKHEKLSAEERLMLESKQGRPLFGMEFRIDGSDGKPVARDGKAFGAMLVRGPWVAAGYYNTEKSPAHAVEGWFDTGDVVTMDEDGFVQIVDRTKDVVKSGGEWISSIELENIAQAHPAIKEAAVVAAPDARWGERPVLVVVVKPGQTFTRHDMLDVYTGKISRWSIPDDVIIVEELPHTATGKLLKTAIRQIVLDEYEKRSPDATLAG
- a CDS encoding 3-hydroxyacyl-CoA dehydrogenase/enoyl-CoA hydratase family protein, with protein sequence MATIKKATVIGAGVMGSGIAAHLANAGLDVVLLDMEKKFADGGVARQLKANGFMDPAFASRIATGSTKDDLALIADADWIVEAVAEKLEIKQTLYRAIDGVRKKGSIVSSNTSTIPLHSLVEGLPEGFAADFLITHFFNPPRIMRLLELVSGKATKPEVTATIRDFADRGLGKSVVVCKDTPGFIGNRIGNYWMVVAQNEAIELGLDVEEADAIIGKPFGIPSTGIFGLLDLVGIDLMPTILRSLQNATPEGDAVKDYDAEPALIARMIAENRLGRKSGAGFVRLSPDRKSRDVTDLKTGEYRPQKAVSSESLDASGGDPRALMEHAGLGGRYAAIVMEKALAYAASLVPDIADTPDAVDEAMRTGYGWKQGPFELIDRLGAGWLKARLEARGVAVPAYLSLAAEKGGFYSVVDGKRANLLPDGTVEPIARGDGVLLLSDLKLAGKPVEDWGAASLWDLGDGVACLEFRTKMNTYNPALLDAINKAVERTAKDFKALVIGSDAAVFSAGADLRVFLDTVEKGGREALGAFIDHGHRTFKAVKYAPFPVVGAAAGLALGGGCEILLHCDAIQAHAELSIGLVETRIGVVPGWGGCKEMMLRFSASTAALRGPVAPAIAAFNLIAPARVSASAFDARSLGYLKATDGITMNRSRLIADAKAKALSLAEGYVAPEPPVIAMAGPSGASAIHNIIEGEALAGRATAHDRVVGRALANVLTGGPSADPLKPLSEDDVIALEREAFVDLLATPATVDRVKHMLATGKPLRN